In the Pseudochaenichthys georgianus chromosome 1, fPseGeo1.2, whole genome shotgun sequence genome, one interval contains:
- the LOC117450016 gene encoding creatine kinase B-type, producing MWKVKPPVYFPMETRYRTILESLVPPDPMSQFPLRRGSPDEEFPDLSRNHTWMGRILTAAMYRRQFHRCTHSGVLFDDVIRPGLEEPGDWCSPASVGCVAGDAESYILFCDFFDRVIEAHHRHKITSQTPESDFNCDNLKGGEDLDRSYAVRCEVSVVRGVEGFCFPTHCSRGERRELLTLARRALQRLEEDLPGRLLLLEDLTQDQQRELDFDPPSDSQLRIGVARDWPDARGVWVSKDGSLVVWVNMEDHLRLVSTRDDANITEAFKCMCINLQKLEDLCRELKHPFTWKQQLGWVSSSPADVGTGLRIRVNLKLQHLPKHNRLQDVLKRLRLCMDTTDSPALYCVSNTATFGLSEVGLTQLVVDGVKLLIAMEKRLEVNGDIEGLIPAQK from the exons ATGTGGAAGGTCAAAC CTCCAGTTTATTTCCCCATGGAGACGAGGTACCGGACAATTTTGGAG AGTTTGGTCCCCCCCGACCCCATGTCCCAGTTCCCCCTGAGGAGAGGTTCCCCTGACGAGGAGTTCCCTGACCTGAGCAGGAACCACACCTGGATGGGCCGGATCCTCACAGCGGCCATGTACCGCCGCCAGTTCCACCGCTGCACCCACAGCGGGGTGCTCTTTGATGATGTCATCCGCCCGGGCCTCGAGGAACCAG GTGATTGGTGCAGTCCTGCCTCTGTGGGCTGTGTGGCTGGCGACGCTGAGTCCTACATCCTGTTCTGCGACTTCTTCGACCGTGTCATCGAGGCGCATCACAGACACAAAATCACCAGCCAGACGCCAGAGAGCGACTTCAACTGCGACAACCTGAAG GGGGGTGAGGACTTGGACAGATCATATGCTGTACGCTGTGAGGTGAGCGTTGTTCGAGGCGTCGAGGGCTTCTGTTTCCCGACGCACTGCAGCCGAGGAGAGCGCAGAGAGCTCCTCACACTGGCCAGAAGAG CTCTGCAGCGTCTGGAGGAGGATCTGCCGGGTCGACTCCTCTTGCTGGAGGATCTGACCCAGGATCAGCAGAGGGAGCTGGACTTTGACCCGCCTTCTGACTCTCAGCTCCGTATCGGTGTGGCGCGAGACTGGCCTGACGCCCGGGGAGTCTG GGTGAGTAAAGATGGCAGCCTGGTGGTCTGGGTCAACATGGAGGACCACCTCAGACTTGTGTCCACACGAGACGACGCCAACATCACCGAGGCATTCAAATGCATGTGCATCAACCTGCAGAAG CTGGAGGATCTTTGCAGGGAACTCAAACACCCGTTCACCTGGAAGCAGCAGCTGGGCTGGGTCAGCAGCTCTCCAGCCGACGTGGGAACAGGTCTGAGGATCAGAGTGAATCTCAAACTGCAACACCTCCCCAAACACAACCGCCTGCAGGACGTCCTGAAGAGACTGAGGCTCTGCATGGACACCACAG ATTCCCCAGCGCTGTATTGTGTGAGCAACACAGCGACCTTCGGCCTGAGCGAGGTGGGTCTGACCCAGCTGGTGGTGGACGGGGTCAAACTGCTCATCGCCATGGAGAAGAGGCTGGAGGTCAATGGAGACATCGAGGGGCTCATCCCTGCACAGAAGTAG
- the LOC117453035 gene encoding NACHT, LRR and PYD domains-containing protein 12-like, producing the protein MTRGYLQNKKGQGPDRTDTTNSSSPQNNANIKRCQAELKSYIENSTKDLYRGTKDCGSFTPLKEIYTELYITKGGSREVNNEHEVIQLECRRNLFEEKKVQLNDILNAFSNEDDPPKRVLTTGIAGIGKSVAVQKFLLDWASGEANQTTQFIFPFTFRDLNLIKDKPWSLMTLIVNYFVEVKDFSDFCNSSVFFIFDGLDESKLPLDFENNEMCRSVTKITTVDVLLTNLISGKLLHKASIWITGRPAAAAKIPPECIDRVTEVQGFNDEQKQQYFQRNVCNNDTAQKILGHLMSKPFRSLYIMCHIPVFCWITATALENLLTNKTDTDELPKTVTEMYTHFLVIQTKLNNQKDYQEVETNKDVIMKLGKLAFEQLQKSNTIFYKKDLESCKISLTQAAVYSGVCTQIIRKEYGGLHKQEVYSFIHLSVQEFLAALYVLETFLNGGDNLLCSQTRVKVASETGAVFLFLLHMQAVNTALASDGQWDLFLRFLLGLSQDSNQKLLQKVSGFKERHPQSTKATINFIHDKIRRLSNTDKTMNLFQCLNELGDQSLLEQVQKYLRSGDVGKILPAHWSALAFLLLVSNEDLDVFDLKKYNRSEEVLERLLPVLKASRVALLSDCNLTDRCCKYISEVLSSKYSGLEELDLSVNGLHYSGVRLLSDGLRSPNCKLKILRLASCEFKRGCAALASSLKSNPAHLRVLDLAQNDLQDGDVENLSEFLAEPLCQLETLNLNHSRMTAVGCGSLTIALSGSSAIKELDLSFNSLMDEGAVRISDWLRNPQCRLKILRLARCEFTQSGCAALASSLKSNPAHLRVLDLAQNELRDGDVENLSEFLAEPLCQLETLDLNSCTLNVACLRSLTLAFSGSSALKELDLSGNRLMDEGAILLSDWLRKTQCKLKILRLVNCQITESGCAALTSSRKSNPAHLRGLDLKFQYRKVEIMSELLGCPQN; encoded by the exons ATGACTCGTGGCTACCTGCAAAACAAGAAAG GCCAGGGTCCTGATAGGACGGACACCACCAATTCCAGTTCTCCACAAAACAACG CAAACATAAAAAGATGCCAAGCTGAACTGAAATCGTACATTGAAAATTCAACAAAGGATCTCTATCGAGGAACAAAGGATTGTGGATCATTTACACCTTTAAAAGAGATCTATACAGAGCTTTACATCACAAAAGGTGGCAGTAGGGAGGTCAATAATGAACATGAAGTGATTCAATTAGAATGCAGAAGGAATTTGTTTGAGGAGAAGAAAGTCCAGCTCAATGACATTTTGAATGCTTTTTCAAATGAAGACGACCCTCCAAAAAGAGTTCTGACGACGGGAATCGCTGGCATTGGAAAATCTGTCGCTGTGCAGAAATTCCTTCTAGACTGGGCATCAGGAGAAGCCAACCAAACCACTCAGTTCATATTTCCATTCACATTCAGAGACTTGAATTTGATAAAAGATAAGCCTTGGAGTCTTATGACATTAATAGTTAACTATTTTGTAGAAGTGAAGGACTTCTCAGACTTCTGCAAttcaagtgttttttttatcttCGATGGCCTAGACGAAAGCAAACTACCACTTGACTTTGAGAACAATGAGATGTGCCGCAGCGTTACAAAGATCACAACAGTGGACGTTCTGCTAACCAACTTAATCTCAGGGAAACTGCTGCACAAAGCTTCGATCTGGATCACCGGGCGACCAGCTGCAGCTGCTAAGATTCCTCCCGAGTGCATCGACAGAGTGACCGAGGTACAAGGCTTTAATGATGAGCAGAAGCAGCAATACTTTCAGAGGAACGTTTGCAACAACGACACAGCTCAGAAGATCCTCGGTCATCTGATGTCAAAGCCATTCAGAAGTCTGTACATTATGTGCCACATCCCCGTCTTCTGTTGGATTACCGCCACAGCTCTTGAAAATCTCCTTACAAACAAAACTGACACAGATGAGTTGCCCAAGACTGTAACTGAAATGTACACACACTTCCTGGTCATTCAGACGAAGCTTAACAACCAGAAGGATTATCAGGAAGTTGAAACGAACAAAGATGTGATCATGAAATTGGGAAAGCTGGCATTTGAACAGCTACAGaagagcaacacaatcttctATAAGAAGGACTTGGAAAGTTGTAAGATATCTCTGACACAAGCAGCAGTTTATTCTGGAGTTTGTACACAGATCATAAGAAAAGAATATGGGGGgcttcacaaacaagaagtttACTCTTTCATACATTTAAGTGTTCAGGAGTTTCTGGCAGCTCTGTATGTACTAGAGACCTTCTTAAATGGTGGAGACAATCTGCTTTGCAGTCAGACACGTGTAAAGGTGGCATCAGAGACAGGAGCTGTttttctcttcctcctccacaTGCAAGCGGTGAATACTGCTTTGGCCAGCGATGGACAATGGGACTTGTTCCTGCGCTTCCTGCTCGGTCTGTCTCAGGATTCAAATCAGAAGCTTCTTCAGAAAGTATCTGGATTCAAAGAAAGACATCCACAGAGCACCAAGGCGACAATCAATTTCATTCATGATAAAATCAGGAGACTGTCGAACACCGACAAAACAATGAATCTGTTCCAATGTTTAAATGAGCTGGGAGACCAGTCTCTGTTGGAGCAAGTCCAAAAGTACCTGAGATCAGGAGATGTTGGTAAAATCTTACCTGCACATTGGTCTGCCCTGGCCTTTCTTCTGCTCGTCTCCAACGAAGACCTGGATGTCTTTGACCTAAAGAAATACAACAGATCAGAGGAAGTTCTGGAGAGGCTGCTGCCAGTCCTAAAAGCATCAAGGGTAGCTTT gCTAAGTGACTGTAACCTCACTGACCGATGTTGCAAGTACATTTCAGAAGTTCTCAGCTCGAAGTATTCTGGTCTAGAGGAGTTAGACCTTAGCGTAAATGGTCTGCATTACTCAGGAGTGAGGCTGCTCTCTGACGGACTAAGAAGTCCCAACTGCAAACTCAAGATTCTCAG ACTGGCTAGCTGTGAGTTTAAGAGAGGCTGTgctgcactggcttccagtctgAAGTCAAACCCCGCCCACCTGAGAGTCCTGGATCTGGCACAAAATGACCTCCAAGATGGTGATGTGGAAAACCTTTCTGAGTTCTTGGCAGAGCCACTTTGTCAACTGGAGACACTGAA TTTGAACCACAGCAGGATGACGGCAGTCGGCTGTGGGTCTTTGACTATTGCTCTCAGCGGCTCCTCTGCTATCAAAGAGCTCGACCTGAGCTTCAACTCCCTGATGGACGAGGGGGCCGTCCGGATTTCAGATTGGCTGAGGAATCCACAGTGTAGACTGAAGATACTGAG ACTGGCTCGCTGTGAGTTTACTCAGAGTGGCTGTGCTGCACTGGCGTCCAGTCTGAAGTCAAACCCCGCCCACCTGAGAGTCCTGGATCTGGCACAAAATGAACTCCGAGATGGTGATGTGGAAAACCTTTCTGAGTTCTTGGCAGAGCCACTTTGTCAACTGGAGACACTGGA CCTGAATTCCTGCACGTTAAATGTTGCATGCCTCCGGTCTTTGACCTTGGCCTTCAGCGGCTCCTCTGCTCTCAAAGAGCTCGACCTGAGCGGAAATCGTCTGATGGACGAGGGGGCAATCCtgctttctgattggctgaggaAAACCCAGTGTAAACTGAAGATACTGAG ACTGGTTAACTGTCAGATTACTGAGAGCGGCTGTGCTGCACTGACTTCCAGTCGGAAGTCAAACCCCGCCCACCTGAGAGGCCTGGATCTGAAATTCCAATATCGTAAAGTTGAAATAATGTCTGAGCTCTTGGGATGTCCACAGAACTGA
- the traf5 gene encoding TNF receptor-associated factor 5 encodes MATADTKLGGSEESSLDSVRRSEESKLSSWESELPSLQHSLKFVLELKEEFVCPICRGVVLNPQQNSCGHIFCLLCLQRLLESSFPSSPVCPVDAAVITPSEVFQDNCCKREIACLNVYCTNSPECTSVVTLRHLQEHLRTCQFETLQCCNPGCRAALQRRELQEHLSLTCPQRLEPCTHCQQPQRLSLLQDHVQSSCPQVEVDCPYSCSLKVPRHMLTEHRDSCPELHVDCSYQRLGCSVQGKRGRVKLHEDSAVSHHMLLVLRSNTHLEQQVEVLQETALLRQNELQTDSLLLAGLQKQIRPLLQHNSSQEHIVSAAQRTLSRQEDVLSTLQLDVQQISRGLGSGLQELEDLRKSLDAVIQEVSAAEALREHLGTLEENMKRHSGLLDIHATQLRTHREHLQELEATSNDGKLIWKIEDFRNKRESEVKGHPPCLSSVPFHTGPCGYKMASKVYLNGDGEGRGTHLSLYVVLMVGDFDALLPWPFRQTVALSVLDQSGAGNHQSLSFKPDLTSKSFQRPTDETAGNVAVGFSCFIPLIKLEKPQNAAYVKEDTMFVKVKVDMAGFEQL; translated from the exons ATGGCGACAGCAGACACAAAGCTGGGAGGATCCGAGGAGTCCAGTTTGGATTCAGTGAGGCGGTCGGAGGAGTCGAAGCTGAGCTCCTGGGAGTCGGAGCTGCCCTCCCTCCAGCACTCCCTGAAGTTTGTGCTGGAGCTGAAGGAGGAGTTTGTGTGTCCGATCTGCAGAGGAGTGGTCCTGAACCCCCAGCAGAACTCCTGCGGACACATCTTCTGCCTCCTCTGCCTCCAACGCCTGCT AGAGAGCTCATTTCCGTCCAGCCCAGTTTGTCCCGTGGACGCAGCTGTGATCACACCATCTGAG GTTTTCCAGGATAACTGCTGCAAAAGAGAAATCGCCTGTTTAAACGTGTACTGCACCAACTCCCCAGAATGCACCTCTGTCGTCACATTACGCCACCTGCAG GAGCACCTGAGGACGTGTCAGTTTGAGACGCTGCAGTGCTGCAACCCGGGCTGCAGGGCGGCGCTGCAGAGGAGAGAGCTGCAGGAGCACCTGAGCCTCACCTGTCCTCAGCGCCTGGAGCCCTGCACACACTGCCAGCAGCCGCAGAGACTCAGCCTCCTCCAG GATCACGTGCAGAGCTCCTGTCCTCAGGTGGAGGTGGACTGTCCGTACAGCTGCTCCCTGAAGGTTCCCAGACACATG CTGACGGAGCACAGAGACTCGTGTCCTGAGCTCCACGTCGACTGCTCCTATCAGAGGCTGGGCTGCTCGGTGCAG GGTAAGAGAGGCAGAGTGAAGCTGCACGAAGACTCTGCCGTCAGCCATCACATGCTGCTCGTCCTGAGGAGCAACACACACCTGGAGCAACAG GTGGAGGTTCTCCAGGAGACGGCGCTGCTGAGGCAGAACGAGCTGCAGACGGACAGCTTGCTGCTCGCTGGCCTGCAGAAGCAAATCAGAccgctgctgcaacacaacagCAGCCAGGAACACATCGTGTCTGCAGCGCAG AGGACGCTGAGCAGGCAGGAGGACGTCCTCTCCACGCTGCAGCTGGACGTGCAGCAGATATCTCGGGGTCTGGGTTCTGGTCTGCAGGAGCTGGAGGACCTCAGGAAGTCTCTGGATGCCGTGATTCAGGAAGTGTCGGCAGCCGAGGCCCTCAGAGAACACCTGG GGACGTTGGAGGAGAATATGAAGCGTCACTCTGGTCTCCTGGATATCCACGCCACTCAGCTCAGAACCCACAGGGAGCACCTGCAGGAGCTCGAAGCCACTTCAAACGACGGGAAACTCATCTGGAAGATCGAGGACTTCAGGAACAAGAGGGAATCCGAGGTCAAAGGTCATCCGCCCTGCCTGAGCAGCGTGCCGTTCCACACCGGACCGTGCGGATACAAAATGGCCTCCAAGGTCTATCTGAACGGGGACGGGGAGGGAAGAGGGACTCACCTTTCTCTTTATGTGGTCCTGATGGTGGGAGACTTTGACGCTCTGCTGCCGTGGCCTTTCAGACAAACCGTGGCTCTGTCGGTTTTGGATCAAAGCGGTGCCGGAAACCATCAAAGTCTGAGCTTCAAACCCGACCTGACGTCCAAAAGCTTCCAGCGACCGACAGACGAGACGGCCGGTAACGTCGCTGTTGGATTCTCGTGCTTCATTCCGCTCATCAAGCTGGAAAAGCCTCAAAATGCTGCGTATGTCAAAGAGGACACGATGTTTGTTAAAGTGAAGGTGGACATGGCGGGTTTCGAGCAGCTGTAG